From Mycobacterium lacus, one genomic window encodes:
- a CDS encoding PE family protein, whose translation MSFVIAAPDRLVAAASDLAGIGSALGVANATAAAHTTELLAAGADEVSAAIAALFSAHGHAYQTLSARAAAFHAEFVQVLTAGASSYASAEAANASPLQQLLDVVNAPTQALLGRPLIGNGANGAPGTGANGGAGGILYGNGGAGGSGGPGQRGGDGGAAGLFGKGGAGGAGGNSTAGTGGAGGTGGAGGLLFGTGGTGGTGGTSGTGAGGAGGAGGVAGLFGTGGIGGAGGNSTTGNPAGNGGAGGSGGLFGDGGAGGAGGTTGGTSGGDGGAGGAGGTLGGSGGVGGTGGRGNIAGGLGGAGGNSGFLYGTGGTGGTGGTGGVGGGIGGAGGNDGGLLGAGGAGGAGGFGGTSGGFGGAGGDGGMLFGAGGAGGAGGAGGTAGGAGGGGGAAGFFWGDGGAGGIGGSANVFGGDGGDGGKAGLIGTGGDGGAGGAAAKGGTGGKGGDAVLIGDGGHGGNGGSGATTGAAGKGGSGGSLLGVDGTSGLP comes from the coding sequence ATGTCGTTTGTGATCGCGGCGCCGGACAGGCTGGTCGCCGCCGCTTCGGACTTGGCCGGCATCGGGTCGGCCCTCGGTGTCGCCAACGCGACCGCGGCGGCCCATACAACGGAGCTGCTGGCTGCGGGCGCCGATGAGGTGTCGGCGGCCATCGCGGCGCTATTTTCTGCCCACGGCCACGCGTATCAGACTCTCAGCGCCCGGGCAGCGGCGTTTCACGCCGAGTTCGTGCAGGTATTGACCGCTGGTGCTAGCTCGTATGCCAGCGCTGAGGCCGCCAACGCCTCACCGTTACAGCAGCTACTCGACGTGGTCAACGCGCCCACCCAGGCGCTGTTGGGGCGCCCGCTGATCGGCAACGGTGCCAACGGGGCCCCGGGCACCGGCGCCAACGGCGGCGCCGGCGGGATTCTCTACGGCAACGGCGGGGCCGGCGGCTCGGGAGGCCCCGGCCAGCGGGGTGGCGACGGCGGGGCGGCCGGGCTGTTCGGCAAGGGCGGCGCCGGCGGCGCCGGCGGAAATTCAACGGCTGGCACCGGCGGGGCGGGCGGGACCGGCGGCGCGGGCGGGCTGTTGTTCGGCACCGGCGGCACCGGCGGCACGGGCGGGACATCAGGCACCGGGGCTGGCGGGGCCGGCGGGGCAGGCGGCGTCGCCGGTCTGTTCGGCACCGGCGGAATCGGCGGCGCCGGCGGGAACTCAACGACGGGCAACCCCGCCGGAAACGGCGGGGCCGGTGGTTCCGGCGGGCTGTTCGGCGACGGCGGCGCCGGCGGGGCCGGCGGCACGACCGGCGGCACCAGCGGTGGGGACGGCGGGGCCGGCGGGGCCGGCGGCACGCTCGGTGGCTCGGGCGGCGTCGGGGGTACGGGCGGGCGAGGCAATATTGCCGGCGGGTTAGGCGGTGCCGGGGGTAATTCCGGATTCCTCTACGGCACCGGCGGCACCGGCGGCACCGGCGGCACCGGCGGCGTCGGCGGCGGGATTGGCGGGGCCGGAGGCAACGACGGCGGGCTCTTGGGCGCCGGCGGCGCGGGCGGCGCCGGCGGGTTCGGCGGCACCAGCGGCGGGTTCGGCGGGGCCGGCGGGGACGGCGGCATGCTCTTCGGCGCGGGCGGCGCAGGCGGCGCCGGCGGGGCCGGGGGTACCGCCGGCGGGGCCGGCGGGGGCGGTGGTGCCGCCGGCTTCTTCTGGGGCGACGGTGGGGCCGGCGGCATCGGCGGGTCCGCCAACGTGTTCGGCGGCGACGGCGGCGACGGCGGCAAGGCCGGACTAATCGGCACCGGCGGCGACGGTGGGGCCGGCGGCGCCGCGGCGAAAGGCGGCACAGGCGGTAAGGGCGGCGATGCCGTGCTGATCGGCGACGGCGGTCACGGCGGCAACGGCGGGTCCGGTGCAACCACCGGCGCTGCCGGCAAGGGCGGCAGCGGCGGGTCGCTGCTCGGAGTGGACGGGACATCCGGGCTGCCCTAG
- a CDS encoding sigma 54 modulation/S30EA ribosomal C-terminal domain-containing protein, with the protein MGSALIRELTKVERTWDRVVVCEPAPSSLREFPDVVVLPGRGVSGSRAQQLACAVGRVLAHRGITGGARVRLTVTSLADGALLVQVNLRVGDTPTRMQAMTAGPDDLSPALLRLDRQIARASAPWRPRPWPDEIRQMATAPVDAPVARRKPVVLRRVTPLEAVAAMDAMDYDVHLFTDAETGEDAVVYRGGPSGLRLARQRRVYPPGWSWSPAAVAPRVPLIVNCRPTPVLAEADAVARVCEHGLPFLFFTDLVTGRGHLLYRRHDGNLGLITPVGGGSAGGAT; encoded by the coding sequence GTGGGATCGGCCCTGATTCGCGAGTTGACGAAGGTGGAGCGCACGTGGGATCGCGTCGTCGTGTGTGAACCCGCGCCATCGTCGCTGCGGGAGTTCCCCGACGTCGTCGTCCTGCCCGGTCGCGGAGTCTCAGGTTCGCGGGCCCAACAGCTCGCGTGTGCGGTGGGTCGAGTGTTGGCCCATCGTGGGATCACCGGGGGTGCTCGGGTTCGGCTGACCGTCACCAGCCTCGCCGACGGGGCCCTGCTGGTTCAGGTCAACCTTCGGGTCGGGGACACCCCCACACGGATGCAGGCCATGACCGCGGGTCCCGACGATCTGTCGCCCGCACTGCTCAGGCTGGATCGTCAGATCGCCCGGGCGTCGGCGCCGTGGCGCCCCCGGCCCTGGCCCGACGAGATCCGCCAGATGGCGACCGCGCCCGTCGACGCGCCCGTCGCACGTCGCAAGCCGGTCGTGCTGCGGCGCGTCACCCCGTTGGAGGCGGTCGCGGCGATGGATGCGATGGACTACGACGTGCATTTGTTCACCGACGCCGAGACCGGAGAGGACGCCGTGGTCTATCGGGGCGGACCGTCGGGACTGCGGCTGGCCCGCCAGCGCCGCGTGTATCCCCCCGGATGGTCGTGGTCACCGGCCGCGGTTGCCCCGCGGGTGCCGCTGATTGTGAATTGCCGTCCGACGCCGGTTCTTGCCGAGGCCGACGCGGTGGCGCGAGTGTGCGAGCACGGCCTGCCGTTCCTGTTCTTCACCGACCTGGTCACCGGGCGCGGCCACTTGCTGTATCGGCGCCACGACGGGAACCTCGGGTTGATCACCCCCGTCGGCGGCGGCAGTGCGGGCGGTGCGACATGA
- a CDS encoding PaaX family transcriptional regulator C-terminal domain-containing protein, with amino-acid sequence MVVGEDTCVPAVPRSRVRDLIGNRPLSARSVLASALLGSDQARLTVGELVAVASLFGISDGAARTCLWRMVSNGELTGDGGSYALAGRLLERRQRVDEASRIDDAAAHKWDGTWELAIVSLDRRSAADRLELRKAATALHLAELREGVWIRPDNLDPQRLPISRAVLDRQCTHFHRAATDITADRVRTLFYLDGWEDDARVLIEAMNEALDSRARDDSSDSFTYAFALSIAVVRHLQLDPLLPVELIGDHWPGPMLRSTYHRFDDAFKRRMSGAFR; translated from the coding sequence ATGGTCGTCGGTGAAGATACATGTGTGCCCGCTGTACCGCGATCCCGCGTGCGCGACCTGATCGGCAACCGACCGCTCAGCGCGCGCTCGGTGCTCGCGTCGGCCCTGTTGGGGTCCGACCAGGCCCGTCTCACGGTGGGGGAGTTGGTCGCCGTGGCTTCCCTGTTCGGCATCAGCGACGGCGCGGCCCGCACCTGTCTGTGGCGGATGGTCTCCAATGGCGAACTCACTGGCGACGGCGGCAGCTACGCACTCGCCGGCCGCTTGTTGGAGCGCCGCCAGCGTGTCGACGAGGCGTCCCGGATCGACGACGCGGCCGCCCACAAATGGGACGGAACCTGGGAGCTGGCAATCGTCTCGCTGGATCGTCGGTCGGCGGCCGATCGCCTCGAACTGAGGAAGGCGGCGACGGCGCTGCACCTGGCCGAACTTCGGGAAGGCGTGTGGATACGACCGGACAACCTTGACCCGCAACGGCTTCCGATATCACGAGCGGTGCTGGACCGCCAGTGCACGCACTTTCACCGCGCGGCGACCGACATTACCGCCGACAGGGTGCGAACGCTGTTTTACCTCGACGGATGGGAGGACGATGCTCGGGTCCTCATCGAGGCGATGAACGAGGCGCTCGATAGCCGCGCGCGCGATGATTCGTCCGATAGCTTCACCTACGCGTTCGCCCTATCGATCGCCGTGGTCCGGCATCTCCAGCTCGACCCGTTGCTGCCCGTCGAGCTCATTGGCGACCACTGGCCCGGGCCCATGTTGCGGAGCACATACCACCGTTTCGACGACGCATTCAAGCGACGAATGAGCGGTGCGTTCCGCTGA
- a CDS encoding aromatic ring-hydroxylating oxygenase subunit alpha: MAFPTTSLVADDAEIVRRVLAHIDAGTTDEGATWREPVDNYLNPGRFAEELRLLRALPSVFVPSATIPNPGDHVERTVFGVPLFAVRGRDRRARVFRNACRHRGFALVEAAGCSRALVCRYHGWTYRLDGSLSHVPHADAFPDLDMSARGLVEVTSREVDGLIVIDALDPAAADGNEAMRWLTDGTPWRDKLLPAQRFVYADSTLRAMNWKVLVEQFLEGYHIRSTHKDTFYPVQYDDLNVVETFGPNCRITFPYRNIERLRDRPESTWTTDARVTYLYQLFPNVMLATFPDLILMVAIDPVDVDHSTVVMYSMVRPPRGDGAERASRDPGPNNPEGAVSFIARGAVEDNEMSAGVQRGLHAGANAFVEFGRHESAIGHFHATLDARLAGFTAAQRR; the protein is encoded by the coding sequence ATGGCTTTCCCAACAACGTCGTTGGTTGCGGACGACGCGGAGATCGTGCGGCGGGTCCTCGCCCATATCGACGCAGGCACCACCGATGAGGGAGCGACGTGGCGTGAGCCCGTCGACAATTACCTGAACCCAGGACGGTTCGCCGAAGAACTCCGGTTGCTGCGCGCGCTGCCCAGCGTATTCGTTCCCTCCGCGACCATCCCGAACCCGGGCGACCACGTCGAACGCACCGTTTTCGGGGTGCCCCTATTCGCTGTGCGTGGGCGCGATCGGCGGGCGCGGGTGTTCCGCAACGCGTGCCGGCACCGCGGTTTCGCCCTAGTCGAGGCCGCCGGGTGCTCCCGCGCGCTGGTGTGCCGCTACCACGGCTGGACTTATCGTCTCGACGGTTCGTTGTCGCATGTGCCGCATGCGGACGCTTTCCCGGATCTGGACATGTCGGCGCGCGGTCTGGTCGAGGTCACCAGCCGCGAAGTGGATGGGCTCATCGTCATCGACGCACTCGACCCCGCGGCCGCAGATGGCAACGAGGCGATGCGGTGGCTAACCGACGGGACCCCGTGGCGCGACAAGCTTCTCCCGGCGCAGCGGTTCGTGTACGCGGATTCCACCCTGCGAGCGATGAATTGGAAGGTGCTCGTCGAGCAATTCCTGGAGGGATACCACATCCGCTCGACGCACAAGGACACCTTCTACCCGGTGCAATACGACGACCTCAACGTGGTCGAGACGTTCGGCCCGAATTGCCGAATCACGTTCCCATACCGCAATATCGAGCGGCTCCGCGACCGTCCTGAGAGCACTTGGACGACCGACGCGCGGGTGACATATCTATATCAGTTGTTCCCCAACGTCATGCTGGCAACGTTCCCGGACCTGATCCTTATGGTCGCGATCGATCCGGTGGACGTCGACCACAGCACGGTCGTGATGTATTCGATGGTGCGGCCCCCCAGGGGCGACGGCGCCGAGCGCGCATCGCGTGATCCCGGACCGAACAACCCGGAAGGTGCGGTCAGCTTCATCGCTCGTGGCGCGGTGGAAGACAACGAGATGTCGGCGGGTGTGCAACGCGGGTTGCACGCCGGCGCAAACGCATTCGTGGAGTTCGGTCGGCACGAGAGCGCGATCGGACACTTTCACGCCACCCTCGATGCGCGTCTGGCTGGTTTCACCGCGGCACAGCGGCGGTGA
- a CDS encoding polysaccharide deacetylase family protein yields MTELSRRRFLGSLAAATVVGVGAARCMVDPQPRTFAQAPAGAVPTSGPPIYPRLLPPPPLSARIPLPGGGALTKLPGKGDLLALTVDDGVNTEVVRAYTQFAKDAGVRLTFFVNGTYDSWTDNQALLRPLVDSGQIELGNHTWSHPDLTTLTKSQIAQQLTRNDEFLKNTYGVGAKPYWRPPYAKHNADVDAVAADLGYTVPVLWSGSLSDSTLITEDYIVKMADQFFTPQAIVIGHLNHLPVTHVYPQLVEVIRSRNLRTVTLNDVFLKTP; encoded by the coding sequence GTGACGGAGCTAAGTCGGCGCCGTTTTCTCGGGTCGCTCGCCGCCGCCACCGTTGTCGGCGTGGGTGCGGCTCGGTGCATGGTAGACCCACAACCGCGAACGTTTGCCCAGGCGCCCGCCGGTGCCGTTCCCACTTCCGGCCCACCCATCTACCCGCGCTTGTTGCCGCCACCACCCCTGAGCGCGCGGATCCCGCTGCCCGGCGGTGGCGCACTGACCAAGCTTCCCGGCAAGGGCGATTTGCTTGCGCTCACCGTCGACGACGGCGTCAACACGGAGGTGGTGCGCGCCTACACGCAGTTCGCCAAGGACGCCGGCGTGCGGCTGACATTCTTCGTCAACGGAACCTACGACTCGTGGACCGACAATCAGGCGTTACTTCGGCCGCTGGTTGACTCCGGGCAGATCGAGCTCGGCAACCACACCTGGTCACATCCCGATTTGACCACGCTCACGAAAAGTCAAATCGCCCAACAGCTCACCCGCAATGACGAATTCTTGAAGAACACCTACGGCGTCGGCGCGAAACCGTATTGGCGGCCACCGTACGCAAAGCACAACGCCGATGTTGACGCGGTAGCCGCCGATCTTGGCTATACCGTCCCGGTCCTATGGTCGGGCTCGCTCTCGGATTCGACGCTGATCACCGAGGACTACATCGTGAAGATGGCCGACCAGTTCTTCACCCCACAAGCCATCGTCATCGGACACCTCAACCACCTGCCGGTCACCCATGTCTACCCGCAGCTGGTCGAGGTCATCCGCTCCCGCAATCTTCGTACCGTCACCCTCAACGACGTGTTCCTCAAAACGCCTTAG
- a CDS encoding SRPBCC family protein: MTVTVVDAGPQRVCRSVEVAAPAAELFAMAADPRRHHELDGSGTVGDNIKAPAELVVGSKFSTKMKMYGLPYRITSTVTALKPNELVEWRHPMGHRWRWEFESLSPTLTRVTETFDYRDAGALKNQLKYYERMGYAKGNAAGIEATLAKLRDRYTAQ, from the coding sequence ATGACTGTCACCGTCGTGGATGCGGGACCGCAGCGAGTATGCCGGTCGGTGGAGGTCGCGGCGCCGGCGGCCGAGCTGTTCGCGATGGCCGCCGATCCCCGGCGCCACCACGAGCTGGACGGATCGGGCACGGTTGGCGACAACATCAAAGCACCGGCGGAACTGGTTGTAGGGTCAAAGTTTTCGACGAAAATGAAGATGTACGGCCTGCCCTACCGCATCACCAGCACGGTCACCGCCCTCAAACCGAACGAACTGGTCGAATGGCGCCATCCGATGGGCCACCGCTGGCGATGGGAATTCGAGTCGCTCTCGCCGACGCTGACCCGGGTCACCGAGACGTTCGACTATCGCGATGCCGGCGCGCTCAAGAACCAGCTGAAATATTACGAGCGCATGGGTTACGCGAAGGGCAATGCGGCGGGCATCGAGGCGACGCTGGCCAAGCTGCGCGATCGCTACACCGCGCAATAG
- a CDS encoding TetR/AcrR family transcriptional regulator, with amino-acid sequence MPRLRAAAARSDDVVDRLDAVLDESKRLIRDYPYLAAFLRAVRAETAVQQRRGAAKYPGSRAPRDVVTEIVDDARVQGVLSSDTGPAAAVEAICALTRGLSERAASLPPEDYEATLGSAKKLIRGTLFARMKPTDC; translated from the coding sequence TTGCCGCGGCTGCGAGCGGCCGCGGCGCGGTCCGATGACGTCGTCGACCGACTCGACGCGGTGCTAGACGAGTCGAAACGGTTGATACGCGACTATCCCTACCTGGCCGCGTTCCTGCGGGCGGTGCGGGCCGAAACCGCTGTCCAGCAACGGCGCGGCGCCGCAAAATACCCCGGATCCCGGGCGCCGCGCGACGTCGTCACCGAGATCGTCGATGACGCTCGGGTTCAGGGGGTGCTGTCCTCGGACACCGGCCCCGCGGCCGCGGTGGAGGCGATCTGTGCGCTGACGCGCGGACTATCCGAGCGGGCGGCCAGTCTGCCGCCGGAGGACTATGAAGCCACGCTGGGCTCGGCCAAGAAGCTCATCCGGGGAACGCTGTTCGCGCGCATGAAACCCACGGACTGCTGA
- a CDS encoding NADP-dependent isocitrate dehydrogenase — protein MSADQPTIIYTLTDEAPMLATYAFLPVLRAFAEPAGITIKVSDISLAARILAEFPDYLTDEQKVPDNLAELGRLTHLPDTNIIKLPNISASVPQLVTAIKELQAKGYKVPDYPQDPKTDEENELRRRFANVLGSAVNPVLREGNSDRRAPKAVKEYARKHPHSMGEWSMASRTHVATMRHGDFYHGEKSMTLDRARDVKMELVTRGGETIVLKPKVELLQGDIIDSMFMSKKALCEFYEEQMEDARKTGVMFSLHVKATMMKVSHPIVFGHAVRVFYKDAFAKHQKLFDELGVNVNNGLVDLYNKIESLPASQHDEIIRDLHACHEHRPELAMVDSAKGISNFHSPSDVIVDASMPAMIRAGGKMYGADGRPKDTKAVNPESTFSRIYQEIINFCKTNGAFDPATMGTVPNVGLMAQQAEEYGSHDKTFEIPEDGVANIVDLATGEVLLTQNVEAGDIWRMCIVRDAPIRDWVKLAVTRARNSGMPVLFWLDPYRPHENELIKKVKTYLKDHDTEGLDIQIMSQVRSMRYTLERLIRGLDTIAATGNILRDYLTDLFPILELGTSAKMLSIVPLMAGGGMYETGAGGSAPKHVKQLVEENHLRWDSLGEFLALGASLEDMGIKTGNPRAKILGKTLDAAIGRLLENDKSPSRKTGELDNRGSQFYLAMYWAQELAAQSDDKELAEHFAKLADALTKNETVIVAELAEVQGQEVDIGGYYAPDSEKTTAVMRPSKTFNAALEA, from the coding sequence ATGAGCGCCGACCAGCCGACCATCATCTACACGCTGACCGACGAGGCGCCCATGCTGGCGACCTACGCCTTTCTTCCTGTTCTGCGCGCCTTCGCCGAACCGGCGGGCATCACCATCAAGGTCAGCGACATCTCTTTGGCGGCACGCATTTTGGCCGAGTTTCCCGACTACCTGACCGACGAGCAGAAGGTGCCGGACAACCTGGCCGAACTGGGCCGGCTGACGCACCTACCAGACACCAACATCATCAAGCTACCGAACATCAGCGCCTCGGTACCGCAGCTGGTGACCGCTATCAAGGAGCTGCAAGCCAAGGGCTACAAGGTTCCGGATTATCCGCAGGACCCGAAGACCGACGAGGAAAACGAACTCCGAAGGCGCTTCGCCAACGTGTTGGGCAGTGCGGTGAACCCGGTGCTTCGGGAAGGCAACTCGGACCGTCGCGCGCCGAAGGCGGTCAAGGAGTACGCGCGCAAGCACCCGCACAGCATGGGCGAGTGGTCGATGGCCTCGCGCACGCACGTCGCGACCATGCGGCACGGCGACTTCTATCACGGCGAGAAGTCGATGACGCTCGACCGCGCGCGCGACGTGAAGATGGAGCTGGTGACCAGGGGCGGCGAGACGATCGTGCTCAAGCCCAAGGTCGAGCTGCTGCAAGGCGACATCATCGACAGCATGTTCATGAGCAAGAAGGCCCTGTGTGAGTTCTACGAGGAGCAGATGGAGGACGCGCGCAAGACCGGCGTGATGTTCTCCCTGCACGTCAAGGCGACGATGATGAAGGTCAGCCACCCCATCGTCTTCGGACACGCGGTGCGGGTTTTCTACAAGGACGCCTTCGCCAAGCACCAAAAGCTGTTCGACGAACTGGGCGTGAACGTCAACAACGGGTTGGTCGATCTCTACAACAAGATCGAGTCGCTACCCGCGTCGCAACACGACGAGATCATTAGGGACCTGCATGCCTGCCATGAGCACCGCCCCGAGCTGGCCATGGTCGATTCGGCCAAGGGAATCTCGAACTTCCATTCGCCCAGTGACGTGATCGTGGACGCTTCGATGCCCGCGATGATCCGTGCCGGCGGCAAGATGTACGGCGCCGACGGGCGGCCCAAGGACACCAAGGCCGTGAACCCCGAGTCCACTTTTTCCCGCATCTACCAGGAAATCATCAATTTCTGCAAGACCAATGGCGCCTTCGATCCGGCGACGATGGGCACCGTCCCCAACGTCGGCCTCATGGCGCAGCAGGCGGAGGAGTACGGCTCACACGATAAGACGTTCGAGATTCCCGAGGACGGCGTCGCCAACATCGTGGACCTCGCGACCGGGGAGGTGCTGCTCACGCAGAACGTGGAGGCTGGCGATATCTGGCGCATGTGCATCGTCAGGGACGCACCGATCCGCGACTGGGTCAAGCTGGCCGTCACCCGTGCGCGGAACTCCGGCATGCCGGTGCTGTTCTGGCTGGACCCGTACCGGCCGCACGAGAACGAACTGATCAAGAAGGTCAAGACGTATCTGAAGGATCACGACACCGAGGGCCTCGACATCCAGATCATGTCGCAAGTGCGTTCCATGCGTTACACGTTGGAGCGGCTCATCCGCGGGCTCGACACCATCGCGGCCACCGGCAACATCCTGCGCGACTACCTCACCGACCTGTTCCCGATCCTGGAGCTGGGCACCAGCGCCAAGATGCTGTCCATCGTGCCGCTGATGGCCGGCGGCGGCATGTACGAAACGGGAGCCGGCGGTTCGGCGCCCAAGCACGTCAAGCAACTGGTGGAAGAGAACCACCTGCGCTGGGATTCGCTTGGTGAGTTCCTCGCGCTGGGCGCAAGCCTGGAAGACATGGGCATCAAGACCGGCAACCCGCGAGCCAAAATCCTGGGCAAGACCCTCGACGCGGCGATCGGCAGGCTGCTGGAAAACGACAAGAGCCCGTCGCGCAAGACCGGTGAGCTCGACAACCGGGGGAGCCAGTTCTACCTCGCCATGTACTGGGCGCAAGAACTTGCCGCGCAGTCCGATGACAAGGAGCTGGCCGAACACTTCGCCAAACTGGCCGATGCGCTGACCAAGAACGAGACCGTCATCGTCGCCGAGCTCGCCGAGGTGCAGGGCCAGGAGGTCGACATCGGCGGTTACTACGCGCCGGACAGCGAGAAAACAACGGCGGTGATGCGGCCGAGCAAGACGTTCAACGCAGCGCTGGAGGCATGA
- a CDS encoding LLM class F420-dependent oxidoreductase, translating into MRIGLAINYAGGFKDVAAEVADLERAGLDIVFVPEAYSFDAVSALGYLAAVTERVQLASGILQLYTRTPTLTAMTAAGLDYVSDGRFTLGLGASGPQVIEGFHGVPYDAPIARTREVIEICRQVWRRENLHHQGTYYTIPLPADRGTGLGKPLKLINHPVRERIPILVAALGPKNVELAAEIAEGWQPIFYLPEKAREVWGQALAAGQAKRDPALGRLDVYAGPVLAIGENVEPLRELVKPHLALYIGGMGAQGKNFYHALATKYGYGPQADRIQELYLAGDKQGAATVVPDELVRNVNLIGTPTFVKERLAAFREAGVTTLNVVPLAGTPAERVKLIERLRELL; encoded by the coding sequence ATGCGGATCGGACTGGCCATCAACTACGCGGGCGGCTTCAAGGACGTGGCCGCCGAAGTCGCCGACCTCGAACGCGCCGGGTTAGACATTGTCTTTGTCCCCGAGGCGTATTCGTTCGACGCGGTGAGCGCGCTCGGCTACCTGGCGGCCGTCACCGAGCGGGTTCAGTTGGCCTCGGGCATCCTGCAGCTCTACACCCGAACGCCCACCCTGACCGCGATGACCGCGGCCGGTCTCGACTACGTCTCCGACGGCCGGTTCACCCTCGGCCTGGGCGCCTCCGGCCCACAGGTCATCGAGGGCTTCCACGGTGTGCCCTATGACGCCCCGATTGCCCGCACCCGCGAAGTCATCGAGATCTGCCGTCAGGTGTGGCGACGCGAGAATCTGCACCACCAGGGCACGTACTACACGATCCCGCTGCCCGCCGACCGCGGCACCGGACTTGGCAAACCGCTCAAGCTCATCAACCACCCCGTCCGGGAACGCATCCCGATACTGGTGGCCGCGCTGGGGCCCAAGAACGTCGAATTGGCCGCCGAAATCGCCGAGGGCTGGCAACCGATCTTTTATCTGCCCGAGAAGGCGCGGGAGGTGTGGGGCCAGGCGCTGGCCGCCGGCCAGGCCAAGCGGGACCCTGCGCTGGGGCGGCTCGACGTGTACGCAGGCCCGGTGCTGGCCATCGGCGAAAACGTCGAACCGCTACGCGAATTGGTCAAACCCCACCTGGCGCTCTATATCGGCGGAATGGGCGCCCAGGGCAAGAACTTCTATCACGCCCTGGCCACCAAGTATGGCTACGGACCGCAGGCCGACCGTATTCAAGAGCTGTACCTGGCCGGCGACAAACAGGGGGCCGCCACGGTCGTGCCCGACGAACTCGTGCGGAACGTGAACCTGATCGGCACTCCTACATTTGTCAAGGAACGATTGGCGGCGTTCCGCGAGGCGGGGGTGACGACCTTGAACGTGGTGCCGTTGGCCGGCACGCCGGCCGAGCGGGTCAAGCTCATCGAGAGGCTACGCGAACTGCTATAG
- a CDS encoding NAD(P)/FAD-dependent oxidoreductase, with the protein MIVIIGAGICGLAAAYELSRRGKHAIVFERAEPFAEQSAGLARIFRIAHRRPALCRLAIKARVGWQRWETEFGTGRLLGSEGFIAAGPRDDTAAAMRDAGAAFSWVDRAAIASRIPFAAAPWETGVFDPLGGGLRIRRALTALARRADIRRGEVVTVADDGSTTLADGTMVRADHVLICAGVQTPALFGPLDVDFAPHTRFTYEGADAAGAACLSAPEGYGLPLGSTGRWAFGQEVPDPATVRALFPSLRPVGQVDCVTVRAPWLDSGGDGWRVARRGRVVAFVGNNLMKFGPLLGELLAESMLTDELPSDLIVS; encoded by the coding sequence ATGATCGTCATCATTGGCGCCGGAATATGCGGGCTCGCGGCCGCCTATGAGCTGTCGCGGCGCGGGAAACACGCGATTGTGTTCGAGCGCGCCGAGCCATTCGCCGAACAGTCCGCGGGGTTGGCGCGGATTTTCCGCATCGCGCACCGGCGTCCGGCGCTATGCCGGCTCGCGATCAAGGCCCGCGTCGGCTGGCAGCGCTGGGAGACGGAGTTCGGCACCGGACGGCTGCTTGGCTCCGAGGGATTCATCGCCGCCGGTCCCCGCGACGACACCGCGGCGGCGATGCGGGACGCCGGCGCTGCGTTCTCCTGGGTTGACCGGGCCGCGATCGCGTCGCGGATCCCATTCGCGGCCGCGCCGTGGGAGACCGGCGTTTTCGACCCGCTCGGCGGCGGCCTGCGAATCCGGCGGGCGCTGACCGCCCTTGCGCGGCGGGCGGACATCCGCCGCGGCGAGGTGGTGACGGTCGCCGACGATGGCTCGACGACCCTTGCGGACGGCACCATGGTGCGCGCCGACCACGTGCTGATCTGTGCGGGCGTCCAAACGCCCGCGCTCTTCGGTCCGCTTGACGTCGACTTCGCCCCGCACACTCGATTCACCTACGAGGGCGCTGATGCCGCCGGCGCCGCGTGCTTGTCCGCGCCCGAAGGATACGGACTGCCGCTGGGCAGCACCGGCCGCTGGGCCTTCGGGCAGGAGGTGCCGGACCCCGCGACCGTGCGCGCGCTGTTCCCGTCGCTGAGACCCGTGGGCCAGGTGGACTGCGTCACGGTCCGCGCGCCCTGGCTCGACTCCGGCGGCGACGGGTGGAGGGTGGCGCGCCGCGGCCGCGTCGTCGCGTTCGTCGGGAACAACCTCATGAAGTTCGGGCCCCTGCTCGGCGAACTGCTCGCGGAGAGCATGTTGACCGACGAGCTGCCCAGCGACCTGATCGTTTCGTAA